One Cupriavidus oxalaticus genomic region harbors:
- a CDS encoding histidine phosphatase family protein — MATLFLVRHGQASFGAANYDCLSETGRQQARWLGEYFSERGLRFTHVAAGNLVRQQDTAREILAAMGQPQAEIATHPGLNEYDGEALYRCHTGGADHRAHQNGDYNDYWRTFRAAYHAWTQDGLADMTESWTDFGARIAGALTQACEGATREDAILVVSSGGAIGRATADLLGAPAATAIEMNLQFRNTAFCEIIVGRGVQRLLSFNNIPHLDRPERRGALTFA; from the coding sequence ATGGCCACGCTTTTCCTCGTCCGTCACGGACAAGCCTCGTTTGGCGCCGCCAACTACGATTGCCTGTCGGAGACAGGCCGCCAGCAGGCGCGCTGGCTGGGCGAATACTTCAGCGAGCGCGGCTTGCGCTTCACACACGTGGCCGCGGGCAACCTGGTGCGGCAGCAGGACACCGCGCGCGAGATCCTGGCCGCGATGGGCCAGCCGCAAGCGGAAATTGCCACGCATCCGGGCCTGAATGAATATGACGGCGAGGCGCTGTACCGCTGCCACACCGGCGGCGCCGACCACCGCGCCCACCAGAACGGCGACTACAACGACTACTGGCGCACGTTCCGCGCCGCGTACCATGCCTGGACCCAGGATGGCCTGGCCGACATGACGGAAAGCTGGACCGATTTCGGCGCGCGCATTGCCGGCGCGCTGACGCAAGCCTGCGAAGGCGCCACGCGTGAAGACGCCATCCTCGTGGTCAGTTCCGGCGGCGCCATCGGCCGCGCCACCGCCGACCTGCTCGGCGCGCCCGCAGCCACTGCCATCGAAATGAACCTGCAGTTCCGCAATACCGCGTTCTGCGAAATCATCGTCGGCCGCGGCGTGCAGCGCTTGCTGAGCTTCAACAATATCCCGCACCTCGATCGGCCGGAACGCCGCGGCGCGCTGACCTTTGCCTGA